The Haliotis asinina isolate JCU_RB_2024 chromosome 3, JCU_Hal_asi_v2, whole genome shotgun sequence genome segment ACCCGGTGCTTCGGTGTGACCAGTGGTGGTCGGTGTGCtttgaccactgggctaccccatcagCCGGAAACATTAGACCCTTGTCTAAGGCTTATAGTATCTTGACGAGGGAATGGGGTTTATCATTTCCGTCAAGACGTGTTAACTTTATGTGGGATAATACAAATGCAGGAATCGGTGCGGGTCTTTGACCCTTACCGCTCTGGTATGAAACCTAGGTTACGTGGAGGCAAACTGAGAACACACGTAACTCTGGCCTTTTGTCAAgcttttaaatagaagacacatGGACGCTCACTTTTTGTAAGATTTCATTTTCTTCGAACGTTGCTTATCATTTGCTGTACAGTATACGTTCAAATAGTCTTTGTGCACCAACGTAGACTTCATCTTGATGAGTAACAGCACACTATCGTCATAGTGATTTATTTAACATTGTattgttttcttcttttaatctcaataataacacaaaacaaaacaaaacgaaaaactTACCCCTCAAACCCGTGACCCCCGTTGCCCCAGCATCTCCACGTGTCCCAGTCAGTCCTGGCGGTCCCGTCTCCCCTATAGGGCCCGTGCTCCCTGTCTGTCCAGTGACAGCAGCCGGACCCACTGGACCCCTTGATCCACGGGATCCAGAAACACCTGTAATGCCTACTGGACCTCTCTGACCAGTGAGTCCAGTGATTCCTGACACGCCAGGTGGGCCAGCGTCTCCAGAAGCTCCGACTGGGCCTGTTGCTCCACTTAAACCATCCTGACCTGAGCGGCCAGTTTCACCATGCATTCCGTTGTCTCCCTTGGAGCCTGGCAATCCTGTAAGCCCTGTATATCCAGCAGGCCCTCTTAAACCGGTAACGCCAGTTGAACCTGTTATACCTGGTGCGCCATCCTCACAACAATGCATAGTTATTTCCTTTGTGATGAGCTTCATTTTTTCCGAATCAGAGAGGTTTACCCGCCTCCCCCAAAAGTCATAATTATATCCCGTTGTTTGTCCTGAACTATCACTTGCAGGTCCAGTTgccacagcatcacctacaggTCCAGTTgccacagcatcacctacaggTCCAGTTGCCACAGCATCACCTACTGGTCCAGTTGCCACAGCATCGCCTACAGGTCCAGTCGTCACAGCATCACCGGGCAAACCTTTTGGCCCATACCTGTTCCCTACATTCTTCTGCCCTggtgttccagcaataccatttCTTCCATCTTCTCGTGACATGTCAGCGACACCCATGATACCAGGTGCTCCTCTAACGCCGGGGTATCCAGTTCGCTTAATTTGTCCAGCCGTTCCCAGAACACCTACGGATCCTGCGAAATAGGAGACCTTGTCTGTTTGCCGTTAATTGTCCCACTAAACAATTTCCCCACTATGTGACGGTAAATGTTCAAACCTGGATCAAACGATCCAGATACCAGTATCAAACGAtccgttttgtttgttgtttaatgccgcactcaataattttccagttatatgactgcggtcagtaaataaccaagtctgggccagacattccagtgatcaacagcacaaggatcgatctacgcaattggactacgatgacatgtatcaatcaaCCTGGCCAtctgattccgttagtcgcctcttacgacaagcatgggttactgaagaccatttttaGCCATTTTAGACTGCGTTGTCGGAGTACCAGGCACGTCACTGATCCAGAAAACAGATTCACTCGGTCGCCACATCTTAACTATTGTTTAGGCCTTTTTAGCAAtaccccagcaatatcatagaactgggcttcacatactgtagccATGGGTACTGATCTTGGGTTGTAGGCCAATCGACATTTACAATGGTCACCAGCGTAACGAAGAGGTGATGTTTCCAAATGATACAGTTGAAATGAGGATGAGAACTGACAGTATCAATGCCTATGCTACCGGATATCAAGAACGCGCGTTTAAAATACAAAAGCAATGGTCTCTTCAACAGTTACAACCAAAAAGAGATTCATATGATGATGTCGGTGAGTTTCAATGTTCAAACCATTGTAAACTTAACTTTTTCAATAAAATTGTCATTTAAGAACAAGTTTTAAAATCATCGAATATTAACGTCCCACCGAGAATGCCCACGTACCGATGTCTATGATTGCCTCCACCATAAAGAAGTAGGTCTTGGTGAAGCTCCGACTGCCGTAGGTCTGCCCTACCATCAGTGGGTCGGGGAcattgttggctaccatcgttcCGCTCTCCTGTCCAGGGATGGTGTAGGAGATAGGGCCAGCGTCCTGGTCGTACCTCCATCCCACTAATTGGCCATTGATGACCAACGGAGGCTCGGTCATGTTCGCCTAGACGTGACATAGCTATATTCACGCAATAACGTACGAAAAGGCAAAATGCCGTTCTACAAAGCGATCTAGAAAAGATGATAATTACACGATTCTACACCTCAGTTATCATAACCGTAGTGTAAATGTTGTCGTGATGTGGTGTACTCGTACAAAATACCAAAAACAAAAGCCAACTGGTAAGCTTGATCTTCCGAAAGAGTACTATCGAGTAATCTTGTTTTTACCTAAAATACGTTACTCAGTGAGCCAACGAGCACTTAGGCCGGAGGTTCGgtgatacaaaaacaaaactataCGCGTGGACTTTGCATTACGCATGCTATGTAAGGAAACAAGAAATGTTCTTTGCACAATATCCGAAAatagggagtcgaacccggtCCTAAGTGTAGTAAGTGTTGTAATCTAACCCGTGGTCCTGATAACATGCatacttacgcaatgcctgccCTGCGTCTTGGGGAAGACAACATTCTGCTGGAATATAAGTCTGTATCCTCTTTCGGTCTTCTTGAAGACGAAGAACGTGCCCGTGTAAGTCATGTCGAAGTTTTTGTGGATGTAGAAGCAGATCTGGATTAGTCGCCCAGACACCAGGGGGAACGCCTCGTTGATGAACAGCGCGTTACCCCCCTCATCATAGTATTGTATCCCAGGGGTAGAAGCGGAGAACCCGATAGACGTCGTGTGGGAAAAGGCTTTAGGGTAAACATGGTGGAAGGTAACAGGTTGTGGGTAAGATTTGCAAAGTGTGTCTGACGTTTGCAAACTGAGTGCAACACACAGAAGGGAGGGTGTGGGGTTAGTATTTTCGATAAGACTAGGGAACTAAACGCGGAGATAATGAGGAGGGGTTAACGCTGGAAAAGACAGGAACAGGTTAGGAGGCCGGTCTTGTTCCGGGTGGAGGAAAAGGAGTATTCCAGTTATGAGGcggcagactgtaaataatcgtgtctgccaccagacaattcagtgatcaacagcatgagcatcgatcgacgcAATACGATGGCTTACGATGAGACTTGTCATGACAAACTGAATCGCATTAGTTGAAGAGAAGAAATATAGGaggtatatttttatgtaaatataaaacGATATTTAGTTTTAGTGGTCGatgccatggaaaatacatTTCTGAAGCTCTACTTCAGCTCTAAGCTAACTTCATCACAGCAAAATATGTACTAGTTCAATGGTCGATCATGGAGTTTTGCGATGACAAACAGCCAAGTttgtgcttgtttgttgtttagcaccacactcagcaatattctaacaatatggcagcagtctgtaattaattgagCCTGGGcaagatgatccagtgatcaacataatgaccATCGATATCTGTAGAaggatacgatgtcatgtgtcaagcaagtcagcaagctaCCGTTAGTCGCTTATTACGACAGACATTGGCTGATAAAGACCCATTCTAAACCGGCGATCTTCACGGCATTAATTTTACAAACAAGTCATGAAGACACTTTGTCAAGGCAAATACAGGCTATTGTCACAGGTAACCTTCACACTACACTTTATACGTTAGAAAGTGCAGGGAATGCAATTGCAAGAGAAAACAAAATCGCTCACCCTCGACAGCGTCCTTCACGACAACTGCGACTGCCAACACCGTCACACACGCCGTCATTCGATGAAGTCTCGGCGTCATCCTGAATGTCAGTATCATGTGTTAAACATACTGACGTGTAGGTTGTGCGCATATTAATTATGCGCAGGTGAAGTTCAACGGTTGTACGTCCGATACAAATCTGAGTGGCCTGTGTTGCGAGTTTAAAAGCCATTGTTGAACACAAACATCCAGCATTAATTTATATCATGAAATGTAATAAcctaataaacaaaacaaaacaacccatgCTGTGTTAGTATATAAGTGAACAAGAAATGACATCACCTGTCTTGAGTTGAGAACAGACGGTTCAAGCGACCGTGAAACCCGTGCGTGATTCCTTATGACACATCACGTGAGCTCGTGCACGTGCTGGGCAGCCTTGCTGGTGAAAATGTGAGACTGACGTTTCATAATTTATCCATGACCCTGTGTGTTTTTTTACTTTTCGAATACTAGTATTTCATGTCAATATGTCCAGCCCGGATACGACAGCAATGAATGTGTACGTCCAACACAAGTTGGATTTGTCGACGCTTAAAAAGAATctttgccataacaggcgactaaaaggatcgggctttcaggctcgctgacttgtttccaattgcgtagatcgatactcatgctgctgatcactggattgtttagtccaaactcgattatttgcaggtcgccgtcatatagctgggatcGATACTGcggagtacggcgtaaaactaaactcactatagAGAATCTTACGCTGAGAGTCTTCGTATAGAAGGGGTCTTTGTCGGCACAGGTGCTGCACATACAGCGCTATGCCAAAAGTGGGTTACCATTGGTGAAATTTCCATAGACATACAGGTTAATGCTGTTGCAAGAATACTTTTCATCAATTTAGTTTCAGTCAAACTGCAGTTTAAGCGTTCCGCCCGCAACCTCCGCTTGAGACGCAGTCTATTCGTTGGGTTTAATTAGAGGTTTTAGGGGCtttctaaaactaaaacacCCCAATGTATTCTGAGTCTAATTCATAGGATGATACAACCAACAATCCCGGGTTACGGGTTGAAAGTGACTCATTCataaacagtgaaaatataGAAACGTAAGTGGTAGCTGAAAAGCCTAAAGGAGGACAAATCCATTTTCTTCAACCCAAAAAGCCACTGTAGCTGTTCCAGTCTGCCTGATCGCTAGCGGTATTATGCATCctgaaatatatgttactaTGTATACGCGTTTCTTGTGTAATACAATCGAATGCATCTCTTACAATAACGTCACGGTGCCAAGTACAGAACCCAAGTATCTGTCTGAGAAAGGCCCCTTAGGGTGAACATTTGacaaacatgtaacatgttatactTTAGGttacacttcctcagtaaagtacagattcgaacccacactctcaccaaattgccagcacacaaagccagTGATCTAACCCATCTGAAATAATCCACAGCCCccatattatcaaatcaaaccaaaaaaagaaatgaaagtgagggtcgtagtttaagatgaagtaaaatgtcaacaaaaacattactctcAAACTCTCTTCATATCTTGTattgtagttgttcaaacacaaaagtATTTTGAAGACTCACTTAGACCTTGAAACTCTTAAAAACACAGTCgaagtgaccttgaaaattaactgaaAGTCACCTAAATGTCTGTGCCCTGCACCTTTCCTAGATAAAGTTGGtgtgaatatgaagaaaatcctgtgaactgttcttgagatatctcgctgacaaggtaAAACGCTAAAGTCCCCCTTGTAAcct includes the following:
- the LOC137277612 gene encoding uncharacterized protein isoform X3; translated protein: MTYTGTFFVFKKTERGYRLIFQQNVVFPKTQGRHCANMTEPPLVINGQLVGWRYDQDAGPISYTIPGQESGTMVANNVPDPLMVGQTYGSRSFTKTYFFMVEAIIDIGSVGVLGTAGQIKRTGYPGVRGAPGIMGVADMSREDGRNGIAGTPGQKNVGNRYGPKGLPGDAVTTGPVGDAVATGPVGDAVATGPVGDAVATGPVGDAVATGPASDSSGQTTGYNYDFWGRRVNLSDSEKMKLITKEITMHCCEDGAPGITGSTGVTGLRGPAGYTGLTGLPGSKGDNGMHGETGRSGQDGLSGATGPVGASGDAGPPGVSGITGLTGQRGPVGITGVSGSRGSRGPVGPAAVTGQTGSTGPIGETGPPGLTGTRGDAGATGVTGLRGEPGATGPKGELFKYPDKCKMTPSPCEQICVNIGISHECRCREGYSLAADKSRCVDVDECMTEGPCEQLCKNTEGSFTCSCRPGYNLTENRRNCEDFDECKHNVCPYQSFRMAQICKNTIGSFVCIGFGIVLSDLDREHVNSIHYDFQPDVPSLETPATLKNLVRTTNVLTILVGCLLGVVLIIVIAVVLLAYKTRKTSNRSPSVYRLHPEIYGSRGNLSPRSDAECGVGHERTYVQQPYPGMTL
- the LOC137277612 gene encoding uncharacterized protein isoform X1; its protein translation is MTPRLHRMTACVTVLAVAVVVKDAVEAFSHTTSIGFSASTPGIQYYDEGGNALFINEAFPLVSGRLIQICFYIHKNFDMTYTGTFFVFKKTERGYRLIFQQNVVFPKTQGRHCANMTEPPLVINGQLVGWRYDQDAGPISYTIPGQESGTMVANNVPDPLMVGQTYGSRSFTKTYFFMVEAIIDIGSVGVLGTAGQIKRTGYPGVRGAPGIMGVADMSREDGRNGIAGTPGQKNVGNRYGPKGLPGDAVTTGPVGDAVATGPVGDAVATGPVGDAVATGPVGDAVATGPASDSSGQTTGYNYDFWGRRVNLSDSEKMKLITKEITMHCCEDGAPGITGSTGVTGLRGPAGYTGLTGLPGSKGDNGMHGETGRSGQDGLSGATGPVGASGDAGPPGVSGITGLTGQRGPVGITGVSGSRGSRGPVGPAAVTGQTGSTGPIGETGPPGLTGTRGDAGATGVTGLRGEPGATGPKGELFKYPDKCKMTPSPCEQICVNIGISHECRCREGYSLAADKSRCVDVDECMTEGPCEQLCKNTEGSFTCSCRPGYNLTENRRNCEDFDECKHNVCPYQSFRMAQICKNTIGSFVCIGFGIVLSDLDREHVNSIHYDFQPDVPSLETPATLKNLVRTTNVLTILVGCLLGVVLIIVIAVVLLAYKTRKTSNRSPSVYRLHPEIYGSRGNLSPRSDAECGVGHERTYVQQPYPGMTL
- the LOC137277612 gene encoding uncharacterized protein isoform X2, encoding MTPRLHRMTACVTVLAVAVVVKDAVEAFSHTTSIGFSASTPGIQYYDEGGNALFINEAFPLVSGRLIQICFYIHKNFDMTYTGTFFVFKKTERGYRLIFQQNVVFPKTQGRHCESGTMVANNVPDPLMVGQTYGSRSFTKTYFFMVEAIIDIGSVGVLGTAGQIKRTGYPGVRGAPGIMGVADMSREDGRNGIAGTPGQKNVGNRYGPKGLPGDAVTTGPVGDAVATGPVGDAVATGPVGDAVATGPVGDAVATGPASDSSGQTTGYNYDFWGRRVNLSDSEKMKLITKEITMHCCEDGAPGITGSTGVTGLRGPAGYTGLTGLPGSKGDNGMHGETGRSGQDGLSGATGPVGASGDAGPPGVSGITGLTGQRGPVGITGVSGSRGSRGPVGPAAVTGQTGSTGPIGETGPPGLTGTRGDAGATGVTGLRGEPGATGPKGELFKYPDKCKMTPSPCEQICVNIGISHECRCREGYSLAADKSRCVDVDECMTEGPCEQLCKNTEGSFTCSCRPGYNLTENRRNCEDFDECKHNVCPYQSFRMAQICKNTIGSFVCIGFGIVLSDLDREHVNSIHYDFQPDVPSLETPATLKNLVRTTNVLTILVGCLLGVVLIIVIAVVLLAYKTRKTSNRSPSVYRLHPEIYGSRGNLSPRSDAECGVGHERTYVQQPYPGMTL